In Mustela erminea isolate mMusErm1 chromosome 7, mMusErm1.Pri, whole genome shotgun sequence, the genomic stretch GCAGCCCGTGCCCACTGGACACCCACCATGCACAGAAGCCGCCCTGGGCCAAGGGCCCTGTGGCCAGTAGATGAGCAGGAATCTTGGCTGCAGGCTTGCCCAGAGTTCATTCAGGCTTCTCGTGGATAGGTTGGCAGATGAGCACAGCAGGGCAGGAGCCGAGCCTCAGACGCCAGGTGTGGCTGCAGAGACTGGTTCCATGGTGATGGGCAGACGGTCACCATCATGCAGGATCTCCTGGGACATAGGAGCCTGGTCTGGTTCCCTGACCCTGATCTGGTTCAGCCTGTGTCAGCCGAAAGCAAGGGTGACATGAGGCCTGTCTCAGGATAGCCCCTCACCAGACTGTGGGTCTTACGCTCCCTGATAGGCACACTGGCTCTCTAATCGAAGCCGAATCCAGCTCACTCCTCAGAATATGGGCGATGCACTCAGACGAGGAAAGAGGCTCCTAGTTTGTTGTGTTCGGACTGCGTGCGGTACTAAAGACACCTCTTGCACATTTCCTTTCCACCTTTGGGGGCTTGGGACCCTCTAATTGAGAAAGTGGCTCTCCTCTGTTGGAGGGtgtgttgagcagggagctggtgtGCAGAGAGGTGATTGGCTCTGCCCCAACCGCTCTGATCAGGCACCCATGCTCTGCAGCCGCTGCCCATTTGAGCTTCTGCCGAACCCTCCTGGAACACACGGTGTCTGCCGAGAGCatcccctgccacctgcctcgGACGCCAGGCACCAGCCTCACGTGGCATGATTCCCGTAGCCAGAGGGCCGCCGGTGGCCGGCCAGTCAAGCTCCTGCAGCAGCCGGGCGCGGAAGCCCCCCAGGTACCCACCCACCATACCCACCTCAGCCCCTgcctttcccaccccctcaccgcAGCTGCTGCCCGTCTCATCCACAGGCCCGGCTGTACTCCGACCACTACGGCCTGTACCACACAAGCCCCTCCCTGGGTGGCCTGACAAGGCCTGTGGTCCTGTGGAGTCAGCAGGACGTGTGCAAGTGGCTCAAGAAGCACTGTCCCCACAACTACCTCGTCTATGTGGAGGCCTTCTCCCAGCATGCCATCACAGGTGCCCTtaagggctggggaggggaggcagcccTTGTTTCTTCTCCCCTCTGTTTCCTGCGGGGCCAACCCCTCCTTCTAGGGCTGTCCCTTCTCCCCGGTGTGTTCCTCTGTTCTCCTAGCTTCCCTCCGCCCTGGCCCCCGCCTGCTTTCCTGGTACCTCTCCgcctccttccctgtctctttctgtgtctcctcCGTCCTCGTCCTCGGGTCTGTCTGggtcctcctcccctttctctctctctgcccctccgaCGCTGACCTTGGCTCGCTCTCAGGCCGGGCGCTGCTGCGGCTGAACGGGGAGAAGCTGCAGCGGATGGGGCTGGCGCAGGAGGCCCAGCGGCAAGAGGTGCTGCAGCAGCTGCTGCGTCTGCAGGTGCGCGAGGAGGGGCGGAGCCTGCAGCTGCTCAGCCAAGGtcagtggggcggggggcagagagATGCGGAGGGGGAGGCCCTCTGTGCACCAGGTGGGCTGACCTGGGTCGGGGGGAGCAGCTGTAGGACGCCAGCAAGAGCCGTCCTGTgcccagggcagaggggaggtgcCAGCGATCTGCACCTCTCCTCACCCCCATCCACCCCATAGCCTCCTTCGGAAACACGTCCTAGCCGCTGCCTGAGGCTCGAACCCCAGACCCCAGCACTGTGACCAGAGCCTGTGGCAAGGGCGATGCAGAGCTGGCCCACAGCCCCTCTCGGACCCCGCCAGAGGCGCCAGGGGCTGAGCCCAGCCCAGTGGACAGGTGGGACCAGGATTGCCATCTCTGGTTGTGCATTCTGGGCTGTGAGCAGGTGGGGGCTGCTTGGGTGTGGTCCTTCCTggggacctgagcccaaatccaCCCTTTGTGCTGCTGGCAGCATGCGGGGGAGCTACCTGGAGCCAGAGCAGGGTCTGgtgaccccccccccagccccccagggagTCTATTATTTATATTCCCCTAACCCACACCCATGCCTGTGCCCCTATTGCCTGCTGAGTCACACTTCCTTTGGGcatcctgccctcccccagggcGAGAGGTCTGTCTGTCTGCCCATTTGTCTAGTTCTACACCCTAACCCAGCACCTAGAGGATTGCCGGCACAAGGGGGATAAACTGGAGGCTCCCTCTGGCGCGTGCCCCCCCATCCAGATAGCAGCAGCTGCTGCTGCCAAGAAGGCCCCCTCGTGATTTCTGAGACCCTCACCACACCCCCGTCCACTCCCAGGAACCGAAGTGAGAGAGGTCTGGGGACTGCTTAGGCGCCCGGAACCTAACTCAGCACCACGAGGGCCCCACAGCTGGGACTGGGCTCAGCTGGGTTGCGGCCTTAGGTTTGGGAACCCGCCTCCCGTTCCTCCCACATTTGGGAGCATGTGTATTCTCACTGCTCCGTTCCCAGGAAAATCCGAATTCACAAAAGAGACAGTCCTGAGGCCTGcatcccccacacccacccaccagaGACCCAGCCAGCACCTGAGCCACTACTCCATGGGCCAAGGGGCCCATGGTTTGGGCCTGGTGCCGTccggagagggacagggagggtggTCCTGATAGCCCCCCACCCTCTGGCTCCTTTGCCTTCCCCCGCCCTCAGGAACTCTGAAAATCTCGGGGACACATGAGGCTGAGCCCCCAGCCTCTTTGTGCCCTGAGCTGGCCTCCAGGTGGGAGGCTGGTTGGTGCAGGCCCTGAGTGGAATCTGGACGACCGGCCTGGTGCCCTCCATCCTGTAGGCCCATCCAGGAAGCCCCCGTGTCCTGTCTGGCCACCCTGATTGTCCCAGCTCACCCTGTGCCATCACAACGTTGTGTTTTCCGGAGGGCCTTTCCTATCACTGCCcccaccttcttcctcctttgtctTGCCCCCATGCCCCCATGCTCTTGTCTTGTCTTCTTTGTTTTGCGCTTTTTTATATTCTGataaaaagaccagaaataaaccccgTTCTCAAGTGCCCCAAGTGTGTGTTCGGCTCCAGCCAACTGGGTGTTTGAGAGTGGgaggagccctgggagggagcGGGAGGGGCCCTGGTTGGCATTGGGGCAGGAAGTGCCCCGTGCCCAGTTCAGGTCCCTCCGCAGGGCCACTAGGGGGCAGTGGTGTTGCATCTTGACCAGGCACCTGTTGACCTCAGGaccaggtggggaggagaggcagaggctggaacCCTGGGCTCGGCCCTGCGGACTGCACCCAGACGCACGGACACAGGTGCGTTACTTTCCCGGGGCCGCTAGAACAAAGGACCACAACCGGGAAGCTTCTCACAGCGGAAACGGATTCTGTTCTGGCCACGCAGGCCACTGGTCTGAAACCCACCAGGGTCACACTGCCTCCTGGAGCACAGGGTGGAGccttcctcacctctcccagcttctggcgGCTGCCCCAGGGATTCCTGGGCTCTGGCGGGTCACTCCGGCCCAGCCTCTGTGCTCACgtccccttctgcctctgtcaaatCTCCCTCCCCCGGGGAGACCTGTCACGGGATTTAAGGCCCACCTGGACAATCCAGGATGGTCTTCTCACCTCAAGACCCTTCCCTTCAGCAGATCTGCAAAGACctgcttttccaaataaggtcgtATTCATGGGTTCCAGGGATGTGACATGGCAACCTTCCAGGGTCCCCATTAAGTGCCCTGCACAGGGTAACGCTCTGACATAAGAAACAGGTCCCAACACCCCCGACACAGGTACCTGCACAGCAACCAGACACACGGTAACAGAGAGGCACACACTGACCCCTGGAGTCTGGACACAGAAACACAGGGACGCTGGTATCCAGAACCACAGGACGCCCTGATGCAGTGACCCCCTAACGTACAAAACACACTCGGAGCACAGCACACAGTGCCCTACATCCAGACACGCTGTGGCCTAGACGCCCACCTGCTAAGACACAGgagtcccccccgcccccgcacatGTCTTGCATCTGGTCATCCAGATACTAACACACTAACAGGCGTCCTCTCCTAGTGCAGGACACACAGACATACCCTGACATCAGGTGTCTACACAGGACACAGCCCAGCACATGTGGTCACTCAGACACACACCTACTACTGGGCATGGTTACACACGTGGCCATGCAGAGTTACTCGGGGAAAGGTGACAAGAAAGCTATCTGCATCTCCTGCGCGAACTGACCCCTCCCCAAATCCTGCCTGTCCTG encodes the following:
- the SAMD10 gene encoding sterile alpha motif domain-containing protein 10 isoform X1, with product MFTELRTKLSPPRGRAGAVRAGFGERRDVDAAAHLSFCRTLLEHTVSAESIPCHLPRTPGTSLTWHDSRSQRAAGGRPVKLLQQPGAEAPQARLYSDHYGLYHTSPSLGGLTRPVVLWSQQDVCKWLKKHCPHNYLVYVEAFSQHAITGRALLRLNGEKLQRMGLAQEAQRQEVLQQLLRLQVREEGRSLQLLSQASFGNTS
- the SAMD10 gene encoding sterile alpha motif domain-containing protein 10 isoform X2, translating into MFTELRTKLSPPRGRAGAVRAGFGERRDVDAAAHLSFCRTLLEHTVSAESIPCHLPRTPGTSLTWHDSRSQRAAGGRPVKLLQQPGAEAPQARLYSDHYGLYHTSPSLGGLTRPVVLWSQQDVCKWLKKHCPHNYLVYVEAFSQHAITGRALLRLNGEKLQRMGLAQEAQRQEVLQQLLRLQPPSETRPSRCLRLEPQTPAL